In Nitratiruptor sp. YY09-18, a single window of DNA contains:
- the fliF gene encoding flagellar basal-body MS-ring/collar protein FliF encodes MALDLNKIQEKIKNFAKSENFLKNLFLGLALLAIILLLSALLMRNIASQNYGVLYSHLSPDDAGQILTVLQEEKIPYKIEGDGSIILVPKDKIYDIRLKLAAKGLPSSKTVGFEIFNEPKMGTTHFQENINYIRAIEGELVRTIKKIDAIKDAKVNIALPQDSIFAREEDEAKASVIVSLWPGKDLSKEQVKAIIFLVSHAVPKLKPQNVTVVDNKGRVLSDLVAQKDNEEAGDLVKIKRRLKHEIEKSVQSMLARALGPQKVVVRASVDVEAASVNKKDELVNPDQVAVISERKIQEKNKGYAKQQAGAPGTPTNVPATIKTNNQSLLQDKSKKDTTTNYDVSKSYIVTKQNIFKIKRISVGVLIDGKYIKQVDKNNSITTKYIPRSKEELKTYEQLIKSAIGYDPKRGDEVTVVSVPFESEQGSMEQESMGASSFLQKNLLLLGAIALLSLILLGLIIFMIMKAKRAKRAALEEAQLAQLQGQDGEAMHRAAQAAAKYHEQEQQSFSIEQEPAYQRIIEIAQESPELVADVISKWIKEEGK; translated from the coding sequence TTGGCGCTAGATCTAAACAAAATTCAAGAAAAAATTAAAAACTTTGCTAAGAGTGAGAACTTTTTAAAAAATCTCTTTTTGGGGTTGGCGCTTCTTGCAATAATTTTGCTTCTTAGTGCACTTTTGATGCGCAATATCGCTTCACAAAACTATGGAGTACTCTATTCACATCTCAGTCCCGATGATGCAGGGCAGATTCTCACTGTTTTGCAAGAGGAGAAGATCCCATATAAAATTGAAGGTGACGGATCGATTATACTTGTGCCAAAAGACAAGATTTATGATATCAGGCTCAAACTTGCGGCAAAAGGCTTGCCATCATCGAAAACTGTGGGATTTGAGATATTCAATGAGCCCAAAATGGGTACTACCCACTTCCAAGAGAATATCAACTATATCCGTGCTATTGAAGGTGAGCTGGTTCGTACTATTAAAAAGATCGATGCGATAAAAGATGCAAAAGTCAATATCGCTTTGCCGCAAGACTCTATATTTGCTAGAGAAGAGGATGAAGCCAAAGCGAGTGTGATTGTCTCACTCTGGCCCGGAAAGGATCTGAGCAAAGAGCAGGTCAAAGCAATAATTTTCTTAGTTTCTCATGCAGTGCCAAAACTCAAACCTCAAAATGTCACTGTCGTTGATAATAAAGGCCGAGTCTTATCTGATCTTGTTGCCCAAAAGGATAATGAAGAGGCAGGAGATCTCGTCAAAATCAAGCGTAGGCTCAAGCATGAGATAGAAAAGAGCGTGCAGTCGATGCTTGCTCGCGCACTAGGTCCTCAAAAGGTAGTAGTGCGTGCAAGTGTAGATGTAGAAGCAGCAAGTGTGAACAAAAAAGATGAACTCGTCAATCCAGACCAAGTAGCTGTCATAAGTGAGCGTAAGATCCAAGAAAAGAACAAAGGTTATGCAAAACAACAAGCTGGTGCTCCAGGAACTCCTACAAATGTGCCAGCAACTATCAAAACAAACAATCAATCACTCTTGCAAGATAAAAGTAAAAAAGATACAACAACAAATTATGATGTTTCAAAATCCTATATCGTAACAAAACAGAATATTTTTAAGATCAAGCGTATAAGTGTAGGTGTATTAATCGATGGTAAATACATTAAACAAGTAGACAAAAACAATAGCATCACTACAAAATATATACCTCGCAGCAAAGAGGAGCTCAAAACATATGAGCAACTTATCAAAAGTGCCATTGGCTATGATCCAAAGCGTGGCGATGAGGTGACAGTAGTGAGTGTGCCGTTTGAGAGTGAGCAAGGGAGTATGGAGCAAGAGAGTATGGGAGCTAGTAGTTTCTTACAAAAAAACCTCCTCTTGCTTGGGGCAATTGCACTGCTCTCTCTCATTCTCCTTGGGCTTATTATTTTTATGATAATGAAAGCGAAGCGCGCGAAAAGAGCAGCACTTGAAGAGGCCCAGCTAGCACAACTGCAAGGCCAAGATGGTGAAGCGATGCACAGAGCTGCGCAAGCAGCTGCGAAGTATCATGAGCAAGAGCAGCAATCATTTTCAATTGAGCAAGAGCCAGCATATCAGCGTATTATTGAGATAGCGCAAGAGAGTCCAGAACTCGTTGCAGATGTCATCAGTAAATGGATAAAAGAAGAGGGCAAATGA
- the fliE gene encoding flagellar hook-basal body complex protein FliE: MKIENISAVAANNLQNIQQKQNQSDFGEILGEFIADVNSDLKAASKAQEQILKGDVENMVELMTTIEKSDISLRLLTEVRNKALEAYQEIMRIQV; encoded by the coding sequence ATGAAAATAGAAAATATCTCAGCAGTTGCAGCCAATAATTTACAAAATATTCAGCAAAAGCAGAACCAAAGCGATTTTGGAGAGATTTTGGGTGAATTTATAGCAGATGTGAATAGTGACTTGAAAGCTGCTAGTAAAGCTCAAGAGCAGATTCTCAAAGGCGATGTAGAGAATATGGTTGAGCTTATGACTACAATAGAAAAATCTGACATCTCCTTGCGACTACTTACTGAAGTGCGTAACAAAGCTCTCGAAGCCTATCAAGAGATCATGAGAATACAGGTATAA
- the flgC gene encoding flagellar basal body rod protein FlgC: protein MIFKGLEVAQTGLSVQKYRMDIISSNLANIDAVDDNGNPYRRKIPVFEQILDSQNGVPLSKVAIKEVIEDQSPYKLKFDPQNPLADKNGYVKLPNIDPMREMVDMISAMRTYEANLTAFNTHKDMLLKSLEIIKV from the coding sequence ATGATTTTTAAAGGCTTAGAGGTTGCACAGACAGGACTCTCAGTCCAAAAGTACCGCATGGATATAATTTCTAGCAACTTAGCAAATATCGATGCAGTAGATGACAACGGAAATCCATATAGAAGAAAGATTCCAGTCTTTGAGCAGATTCTTGATAGTCAAAATGGAGTCCCACTTTCTAAAGTAGCTATCAAAGAAGTTATCGAAGATCAAAGTCCATACAAGCTCAAATTTGATCCGCAAAATCCCCTCGCTGATAAAAATGGTTATGTAAAACTACCAAACATCGATCCAATGCGAGAGATGGTAGATATGATCTCTGCTATGCGAACCTATGAGGCAAATCTTACCGCTTTTAATACACATAAAGATATGCTTTTAAAGAGTTTAGAAATAATAAAGGTGTAA
- the flgB gene encoding flagellar basal body rod protein FlgB: MWDKIDNLSSMASFYLERSKVIQSNIANADTPGFKPKDLVFEQELTSHMALKRDDPRHIDPSEPQKSFKEIEEGRIRGYDDNRVDIQEELAKLAESSIMYKALGENLKKEFAKLKLAISGR, translated from the coding sequence ATGTGGGATAAAATCGATAATCTTTCATCAATGGCGAGTTTCTACCTTGAGCGCTCCAAAGTGATCCAAAGTAATATTGCAAATGCAGATACTCCAGGTTTTAAACCAAAAGATCTCGTATTTGAACAAGAGCTTACATCCCACATGGCTCTTAAAAGAGATGATCCACGCCATATCGATCCATCAGAGCCACAAAAGAGCTTCAAAGAGATAGAAGAGGGTCGTATTCGTGGATATGATGATAATAGAGTCGATATCCAAGAGGAGCTCGCAAAACTAGCAGAGAGTTCTATCATGTATAAAGCTTTGGGCGAGAATCTCAAAAAAGAGTTTGCAAAACTCAAACTTGCAATAAGTGGGAGATAA
- a CDS encoding tetratricopeptide repeat protein codes for MSKFKHLLLLFAVVFATAQTVTPKVLDKIYKNALHDFRVGSYYQALDEFNYIIKYPKSKYFLPSLFMLAYTYLYIGKRIGDKKYLWSAVNYLNLYVAKGGKKDAKYYYLKGLIYENLGFFERAYTSYKMALEKSIDKSEKLNILMGLLRSAVWLGKMDLATKYYVILNIEQLSAKQQKEFSFLQGMYYFAKKDYKKALQFFKKTYKEFESYLIENPQYYYLVAESAYRYGDYRFSELLFRRILTYVRNKEVIQKSLLRLGDIKFLQKDYHSSANYYIRLIKTFPKSKLATVAKLKLLYLIKQDKKLAHYIKKYLDDPFLQDPLRFIVETLVKNRTNYIGIFALANFGLETFEIGSDKLYTRLAWELSLVNPNSLKFEQIEYFRRLWEPYIVKDKHICQLYTANRDFFINVFPKATLLQIVQNLKKCKSKKEAIDLLQKLTQKYRDDDLYYELANFYYEAKEYKKSYEILDNIQKHDCKYYKSKAQICYILSLDCRDVLQKAVSGCAKDFYAVIFEAVLQLKQDRIDKNLFVNYKEDFIKNYKDPVVQKFLHDLVQKLIEKELYGTIIEILQPLSNQMHSDCFLSSVLALSYVRLGKVDLAQELMKNVNGCSNSWYNLAKIAIEDAKLQKQIEDE; via the coding sequence ATGTCAAAGTTTAAGCATCTGTTGTTGCTCTTTGCAGTAGTTTTTGCTACTGCTCAAACTGTTACTCCAAAAGTCTTAGACAAAATCTACAAAAATGCTCTTCACGATTTTCGTGTCGGTTCATACTATCAAGCTCTTGACGAATTCAACTATATCATCAAATATCCAAAATCGAAGTATTTTCTTCCTTCTCTTTTCATGCTTGCCTATACTTATCTCTATATTGGCAAGCGAATAGGCGATAAGAAGTATTTATGGAGTGCTGTCAACTATCTCAATCTCTATGTGGCAAAAGGTGGGAAAAAGGATGCAAAATATTACTACCTCAAGGGTCTCATTTATGAAAATCTAGGTTTTTTTGAAAGAGCCTACACAAGCTATAAGATGGCCTTGGAAAAGAGTATCGATAAAAGTGAAAAACTCAATATCCTCATGGGTCTTTTGCGTAGTGCAGTGTGGTTAGGCAAGATGGATCTTGCAACCAAATATTACGTAATTTTAAATATCGAACAGCTCTCAGCGAAGCAGCAAAAAGAGTTTAGCTTCTTACAAGGAATGTACTACTTTGCTAAAAAGGATTATAAAAAGGCACTCCAATTTTTCAAAAAGACATACAAAGAGTTCGAGAGTTATCTCATAGAAAATCCACAATACTACTATCTCGTTGCAGAGAGTGCATACAGATATGGCGATTATCGCTTTAGTGAGCTACTCTTTCGCCGCATTCTCACTTATGTACGCAACAAAGAGGTGATACAAAAATCGCTTCTTAGACTTGGAGATATAAAATTTTTACAAAAAGATTACCATAGCAGTGCAAATTACTATATCCGTCTCATTAAAACCTTTCCAAAGAGCAAGCTCGCAACTGTTGCCAAGCTTAAACTTCTCTACCTCATAAAGCAAGATAAGAAGCTAGCTCACTACATCAAAAAATACCTTGATGATCCATTTTTACAAGATCCTTTACGCTTTATTGTAGAGACGTTAGTGAAAAATCGTACAAACTATATAGGAATTTTTGCACTGGCCAATTTTGGACTCGAGACATTTGAGATAGGTAGTGACAAACTCTACACGCGCCTTGCATGGGAGCTTTCACTTGTCAACCCAAACTCCCTAAAATTTGAGCAGATTGAGTATTTTAGAAGATTATGGGAGCCATATATTGTAAAAGATAAGCATATCTGCCAGCTTTATACTGCAAATAGAGATTTTTTTATCAATGTATTTCCAAAAGCAACTCTCTTGCAAATTGTTCAAAATCTCAAAAAGTGTAAGAGTAAAAAAGAGGCGATAGATTTGCTGCAAAAACTTACACAAAAGTATAGAGATGATGATCTTTATTATGAACTGGCAAATTTTTACTATGAAGCAAAAGAGTATAAAAAATCTTATGAAATATTGGATAATATACAAAAGCATGATTGTAAATATTATAAGTCAAAAGCACAAATCTGCTACATACTTAGTCTTGATTGTAGGGATGTTTTGCAAAAAGCTGTGAGTGGATGTGCCAAAGATTTTTATGCCGTTATTTTTGAGGCAGTTTTGCAGCTTAAGCAAGATAGAATCGATAAGAATCTCTTTGTAAATTATAAAGAGGACTTTATAAAAAATTACAAAGATCCTGTTGTACAGAAGTTTTTGCATGATCTTGTACAAAAACTGATTGAAAAAGAGCTTTATGGAACAATAATAGAGATTTTGCAGCCACTTTCAAATCAGATGCATAGTGACTGTTTCCTCTCAAGTGTTCTTGCGCTTTCATACGTGAGACTTGGAAAAGTAGACTTAGCACAGGAATTAATGAAAAATGTTAATGGTTGCTCAAATTCTTGGTATAATTTAGCTAAAATAGCTATAGAAGATGCAAAACTGCAAAAGCAGATAGAGGATGAATAA
- a CDS encoding sigma-70 family RNA polymerase sigma factor: protein MEETLYFNGKKLMRVSVEEKQQIILDNTALVKKVASKIYFKLPRDAGIEFDELVNTGIIGLIKAIDKFDESKAQFSTYAYIKIRGEILDYLRSLHIMPRSMREKIKKEKEEGKDVPLSNLAIMISMDKALSSDEGSSKLIDIMISDDIGPEDQAISSQMMDFLVEAMEDLSEKEKKTLQMFFFEEKEPKEIAQALGISQSRVSQIKTQAINKLKKSLAGIRE from the coding sequence TTGGAAGAAACTCTTTACTTTAATGGGAAAAAGTTGATGCGGGTAAGTGTAGAAGAGAAACAGCAGATAATTTTAGATAACACTGCACTAGTCAAGAAGGTAGCTTCCAAGATCTATTTCAAGCTGCCTCGTGATGCGGGTATAGAGTTTGATGAACTTGTCAATACCGGTATTATCGGGCTTATTAAAGCAATAGATAAATTTGATGAATCAAAAGCGCAGTTTTCTACATATGCCTACATAAAAATCCGCGGAGAGATTTTGGATTATCTGCGAAGTCTGCATATCATGCCTCGTTCCATGCGCGAAAAAATCAAAAAAGAGAAAGAGGAAGGCAAAGATGTTCCTCTTTCAAATTTAGCGATTATGATTAGTATGGATAAGGCTTTGAGCAGTGATGAAGGTTCTTCTAAGCTGATAGATATTATGATAAGTGATGATATTGGACCTGAAGATCAGGCTATTAGCTCACAAATGATGGATTTTTTAGTTGAAGCTATGGAGGATCTGAGCGAAAAAGAGAAGAAAACATTGCAGATGTTTTTCTTTGAAGAGAAAGAGCCAAAAGAGATAGCCCAAGCTCTAGGAATCTCGCAGTCACGGGTTTCACAGATAAAAACGCAGGCTATCAATAAACTCAAAAAGTCATTGGCAGGAATTAGAGAGTGA